In Nostoc sp. UHCC 0926, a single genomic region encodes these proteins:
- a CDS encoding WD40 repeat domain-containing protein: protein MSNPIVKKITVVLAITSTATLVGFSSYRLLLPFQMVTPGVISLPIIQPYQTLKGHSAWVYAIAISPDGNTLASGSYNGTIKIWNLHTGKLLHTFKGHADAVVSLAISPDHRILASGSWDNRIKLWNLETGTLIRTLDGHRDDVEAIAISGNGKLLASSSADNTIKLWNLDTGKELFTLPDVGWVKSVAFSPDSQKLASGSRDNSIRIWQLSTGSPTLIQTFTGHSQEVCSVAFSPDGQTLASGSMDKTIKLWRLGDGKLLHTLAGHSQAVWSVAFSPNRQTLASGSYDTTIKLWHLATGKLLANFAGHTKSVWSVAFSPNGQTLVSGSGDETIKLWSIPRDTTAHTQTLEKMKHNQRYLTPVTSSLGKWHS from the coding sequence TACCATTCCAAATGGTCACACCTGGCGTTATCTCCTTGCCAATCATTCAACCTTATCAAACCCTCAAAGGACATTCAGCGTGGGTTTATGCGATCGCTATCAGTCCAGATGGTAATACTTTAGCTAGTGGTAGCTATAATGGCACGATCAAGATTTGGAATCTGCACACTGGCAAATTACTCCACACTTTTAAAGGTCATGCTGATGCAGTTGTATCCTTGGCGATTAGCCCTGATCACCGTATACTCGCTAGTGGCAGCTGGGATAATCGAATTAAACTGTGGAATCTGGAAACAGGAACTCTCATCCGTACCCTTGATGGGCATAGAGACGATGTAGAAGCAATTGCGATCAGTGGCAATGGAAAATTGCTGGCTAGTAGCAGTGCTGACAATACCATTAAGCTCTGGAATCTGGACACAGGCAAAGAACTCTTTACGCTCCCGGATGTAGGCTGGGTAAAGTCTGTTGCTTTTAGCCCCGATAGCCAGAAGTTAGCTAGTGGCAGTAGAGATAACTCCATCAGAATTTGGCAGCTAAGTACTGGCAGTCCGACACTTATACAGACTTTCACAGGGCATTCCCAAGAAGTATGTTCTGTTGCCTTTAGTCCTGATGGGCAAACCCTTGCCAGTGGCAGTATGGATAAAACCATCAAACTGTGGCGTCTGGGCGATGGTAAATTGTTGCACACTCTAGCGGGACATTCCCAAGCCGTATGGTCTGTTGCCTTTAGTCCTAATAGACAGACCTTAGCCAGTGGTAGTTATGACACAACAATCAAGCTCTGGCATCTAGCTACTGGCAAACTCCTTGCTAACTTTGCCGGACATACCAAGTCTGTATGGTCTGTTGCCTTTAGTCCTAATGGGCAAACCCTAGTAAGTGGCAGTGGTGACGAAACCATCAAACTTTGGTCTATACCCCGCGATACCACTGCTCATACTCAAACACTTGAAAAGATGAAACACAATCAAAGATATTTAACCCCAGTGACATCAAGCCTTGGCAAATGGCATTCGTAG
- a CDS encoding ABC transporter ATP-binding protein, translating to MKTRSNYWQLLPYIRLQWQTITKGFIGILGYVLATLVLINLAGKLAIPFAQGNVVAIAQITGSCALVFLVRGLFQSIQDMYMAKAALRVAFHLRQQVYAHLQKLNLSYFETAKAGDLSYRLTEDVDRVGEVVNKVFHDFIPCILQLLAIPIYMVYLNWQLTLATVLVAPLMGILVGWFGERLRKYSLKSQNRVSGLSAILAEVFNGIRLVQAFAAENYEIARFGHEAERSLKAKYSAERLKAIQIPIVGFLEALSALSLLIVGAWQIAQGNLTVASFFSYLAAAALLIDPIGHTTNNYNEFKQGEASVDRVFELMAIQPTVIEKINAIALPRVKGKVEYRHISFAYKPGEPVLKDISLLVSPGEAIALVGASGAGKTTFVNLLPRFYDPEVGQILIDGVDIRDVKLHSLRRQIGIVPQETIMFSGTIAQNIAFGQDVFEMKAVKEAAKIANADQFISQLPEGYQTWVGERGVNLSGGQRQRIAIARAVLLNPQILILDEATSALDSESEALVQEALERLMEKRTVFIIAHRLSTVRRCDRILVLEQGQIVESGTHEELLALERRYARSYAQQFS from the coding sequence TTGAAAACGCGTTCTAATTACTGGCAACTTCTGCCTTATATCCGACTCCAGTGGCAAACCATCACCAAGGGATTTATTGGCATCTTGGGATACGTACTGGCGACATTAGTGTTGATCAATCTCGCCGGTAAATTGGCAATTCCCTTTGCACAAGGTAATGTAGTAGCGATCGCTCAAATAACTGGCAGTTGTGCCTTAGTCTTTCTTGTCAGAGGCTTGTTTCAGTCTATACAAGATATGTACATGGCGAAAGCTGCTTTGAGAGTTGCTTTTCATCTCCGCCAGCAAGTCTATGCCCATCTTCAAAAGCTAAATCTCAGCTATTTTGAAACGGCAAAAGCAGGTGATTTATCTTACCGCCTCACAGAAGATGTTGACCGGGTTGGCGAAGTGGTAAATAAAGTATTTCACGACTTTATCCCCTGTATTTTGCAGTTGCTAGCAATTCCAATTTACATGGTTTACCTGAATTGGCAACTGACACTAGCAACGGTGTTAGTTGCGCCGCTGATGGGTATTTTAGTCGGCTGGTTTGGTGAACGGTTACGCAAGTATTCCTTAAAAAGTCAAAATCGCGTGTCGGGTTTGTCAGCCATCCTCGCGGAAGTTTTCAACGGTATTCGTTTGGTACAGGCTTTTGCAGCCGAAAATTACGAAATCGCCCGCTTTGGCCATGAAGCAGAACGCAGTCTCAAAGCAAAATACTCAGCCGAACGCCTGAAAGCGATTCAGATTCCCATCGTGGGATTTCTGGAAGCCTTAAGTGCGTTATCGTTACTGATTGTGGGAGCGTGGCAAATTGCCCAAGGTAACTTGACAGTGGCGAGTTTTTTCAGCTATCTGGCGGCGGCGGCGCTGTTAATTGATCCCATTGGTCACACTACTAACAACTACAACGAATTTAAGCAGGGTGAAGCATCTGTTGACCGCGTTTTTGAATTGATGGCGATTCAGCCGACGGTGATCGAAAAGATCAATGCGATCGCTCTACCCCGAGTCAAAGGCAAAGTAGAATATCGTCATATTTCTTTTGCTTATAAACCAGGTGAACCCGTATTAAAAGATATCAGTTTATTGGTATCGCCAGGGGAAGCGATCGCTCTTGTGGGTGCTTCTGGTGCTGGTAAAACCACATTTGTAAATCTTCTCCCCCGTTTTTACGACCCCGAAGTTGGGCAAATTTTAATTGACGGTGTTGATATTCGAGATGTCAAGCTGCATAGTTTGCGGCGACAAATTGGGATTGTTCCTCAAGAAACCATCATGTTTTCGGGGACAATTGCCCAAAATATCGCTTTTGGACAAGATGTTTTTGAAATGAAAGCAGTTAAAGAGGCGGCGAAAATTGCTAATGCCGATCAGTTTATTAGCCAGCTGCCAGAAGGTTATCAAACTTGGGTGGGTGAACGTGGGGTAAACTTATCTGGTGGACAAAGACAAAGAATTGCGATCGCTCGTGCTGTTCTCCTCAATCCCCAAATCTTGATTCTTGATGAGGCGACATCAGCATTAGATTCTGAGTCAGAAGCACTGGTACAGGAAGCACTGGAAAGACTGATGGAAAAACGCACAGTGTTTATTATTGCTCACCGTTTATCGACAGTCAGACGGTGCGATCGCATTTTAGTTCTTGAACAGGGACAAATTGTTGAATCAGGAACCCATGAAGAATTATTAGCTCTAGAGCGTCGCTATGCGCGGTCTTATGCCCAGCAGTTTAGTTAG
- a CDS encoding protein adenylyltransferase SelO, whose protein sequence is MTLAETPNYKNSSNPFLTLNYESALESLGDDYYDEVAAAEFPQHLLRWRNDELLPRLGLDPQLVKDEDFITAFGKFQGHKPLLALRYHGYQFGEYNGQLGDGRGFLYGQVRANDGELYDFGTKGSGRTPYSRGGDGMLTLKGGVREVLAAEALHYLGVRTSRCLSMIETGLPLWRGDEPSPTRSAVMVRMSSSHIRFGTFERLHYFQRPDLTKKLLDHVIEQYYPHLSAEQDKYALFYAELVKRVAELAAQWMAAGFCHGVLNTDNMSITGESFDYGPYAFIPSYNPYFIAAYFDYSGRYCYGNQPSICQLNLQMLQEPLKTIIDKGEMEAGLVRFGEYYEAEYSSLMLKKLGFGDLLHPEADELLNLTIEFLKESQVGYHQFFYEMARTFSSKWRDEPGFVMNSSEIVPVPGASGIFDDWCILYHQILNDMECDRIDVIAQTLAVHNPQTVLLRPVIESIWESIAQEDNWQPFYELIKVIQSRR, encoded by the coding sequence ATGACTCTGGCTGAAACTCCAAACTACAAGAATTCTAGCAATCCTTTTCTCACCCTCAACTACGAAAGCGCCTTGGAATCTCTAGGCGATGACTACTATGATGAGGTTGCAGCGGCAGAATTTCCTCAACACCTCCTGCGTTGGCGTAACGATGAACTACTACCCCGTTTAGGTTTAGACCCCCAACTAGTCAAAGACGAAGATTTCATCACAGCCTTTGGTAAATTTCAGGGGCACAAACCCTTGTTAGCACTGCGTTATCACGGCTATCAATTTGGTGAATATAACGGACAGTTGGGTGATGGCAGAGGCTTTCTCTACGGGCAAGTACGCGCCAATGATGGGGAATTGTACGATTTTGGCACGAAAGGTTCTGGGAGAACGCCTTACTCCCGTGGTGGCGACGGTATGCTCACGCTCAAAGGTGGAGTGCGGGAAGTTCTGGCTGCGGAAGCACTGCACTACTTGGGTGTACGTACCTCGCGCTGTCTGAGCATGATTGAAACAGGTTTACCACTCTGGCGGGGCGATGAACCTTCGCCTACCCGTTCAGCTGTGATGGTCAGAATGAGCAGTTCTCATATTCGGTTTGGCACTTTTGAGCGACTGCATTATTTCCAGCGTCCAGATTTAACTAAGAAGCTGTTAGACCACGTAATTGAGCAGTATTATCCACACTTAAGTGCTGAACAAGATAAATATGCTCTATTTTACGCTGAATTAGTGAAACGAGTTGCAGAATTAGCAGCGCAGTGGATGGCTGCTGGCTTTTGTCATGGAGTCCTGAATACTGACAATATGTCAATTACCGGTGAAAGTTTTGATTATGGCCCTTACGCGTTTATCCCTAGTTATAATCCCTACTTTATAGCTGCATATTTTGACTATTCTGGACGCTACTGTTACGGTAATCAACCAAGTATTTGCCAGCTGAATCTACAAATGCTCCAAGAACCTTTAAAGACGATTATTGATAAAGGTGAAATGGAAGCTGGATTAGTCAGGTTTGGTGAATATTATGAAGCTGAATACAGTTCTTTGATGTTGAAAAAGTTGGGTTTTGGGGATTTGCTACATCCAGAAGCTGACGAACTCTTGAATCTAACGATTGAATTCTTGAAAGAGAGCCAAGTTGGTTATCACCAATTCTTTTATGAGATGGCTCGTACTTTTTCATCTAAATGGCGAGATGAACCAGGTTTTGTGATGAACAGTTCAGAGATTGTACCAGTACCGGGTGCGTCAGGAATTTTTGATGATTGGTGCATACTGTATCATCAAATTTTGAATGATATGGAGTGCGATCGCATCGATGTAATTGCCCAAACTCTAGCTGTTCATAATCCACAAACGGTATTATTAAGACCTGTGATTGAATCTATTTGGGAATCAATTGCTCAGGAAGATAATTGGCAACCTTTTTATGAGTTAATCAAGGTAATTCAGTCTAGGAGATAG
- a CDS encoding SMI1/KNR4 family protein has product MDKVLQLKKKLTQLAILDATFEVFGSESHQYQFKPCLNNKDIQVFESRYNISLPSEYRNFLLEVGNGGAGPGYGLSGLSGIEYEDVIPEKLYHENYEILSKPFPFTEAWNDLDMIVKNNTGFVTNNDAYFDDKFIQGTLPITNYGCGIYGMLVITGEQSGKIWIDDRTNDNGIYAASLSFCHAFHNVDPDDFNPNNDEDKPLSFYDWYEDWLNRSLEQIRQSSET; this is encoded by the coding sequence ATGGATAAAGTTTTACAATTAAAGAAAAAGTTGACTCAATTAGCTATTCTAGACGCTACATTTGAGGTTTTTGGCTCAGAATCACACCAATATCAATTTAAACCTTGCTTGAATAATAAAGATATTCAAGTGTTTGAATCCAGATACAATATTTCGCTACCAAGTGAATATCGAAACTTTCTCTTAGAAGTTGGTAATGGTGGTGCAGGGCCAGGATACGGCTTATCTGGACTGTCGGGAATTGAATATGAAGATGTCATCCCAGAAAAACTATACCACGAGAACTACGAAATTCTCTCTAAACCATTTCCTTTTACAGAAGCATGGAATGATTTGGATATGATTGTCAAGAATAATACAGGTTTTGTTACCAACAATGATGCTTACTTCGATGATAAGTTTATCCAGGGCACTCTTCCCATTACAAATTATGGTTGTGGAATTTATGGGATGTTAGTCATTACCGGGGAGCAGTCAGGAAAAATCTGGATAGATGACCGGACTAATGATAATGGAATATATGCTGCTTCTCTGAGTTTTTGTCATGCTTTCCATAACGTTGACCCTGATGATTTTAATCCAAATAACGATGAAGATAAGCCTTTGAGTTTTTATGATTGGTATGAAGACTGGCTCAACCGAAGTTTGGAACAAATCCGCCAGTCTTCTGAAACTTAA
- a CDS encoding GNAT family N-acetyltransferase: MISELPLITSDRLFLRAAIHEDIPLILKYFIHNKTYLTPFYPLWADGFFTEEYWQYQIENSFLEFINGQSLKLFIFTKKNPTVIIGTINFSNFVRGAAHFCYVGYSLAESKQGKGYMTEGLKAATQYLFQELNFHRVMANYMPHNRRSGNVLKRLGFVIEGYARDYLLINGQWEDHILTSLTNSNWQTPKF; the protein is encoded by the coding sequence ATGATATCAGAACTGCCATTAATTACAAGCGATCGCCTGTTCTTACGAGCGGCTATCCATGAAGATATACCCCTAATTCTCAAATACTTTATTCATAATAAAACTTATCTGACTCCATTCTACCCTCTTTGGGCTGATGGTTTTTTCACTGAAGAATATTGGCAATATCAGATAGAGAATAGTTTTCTGGAATTTATTAATGGTCAATCGTTAAAGCTATTTATTTTTACCAAAAAAAATCCCACTGTAATTATTGGAACTATCAATTTTAGTAATTTTGTCCGAGGAGCCGCTCATTTTTGCTATGTGGGATATAGCCTTGCTGAAAGTAAGCAAGGTAAAGGATACATGACAGAAGGACTAAAAGCCGCAACTCAATATCTATTTCAAGAGTTAAATTTTCACCGAGTCATGGCTAATTATATGCCTCACAATCGGCGGAGTGGCAATGTACTTAAAAGACTAGGCTTTGTCATTGAAGGATATGCTAGAGACTATTTGTTAATTAATGGGCAATGGGAAGATCATATTCTCACAAGTCTGACAAATTCTAACTGGCAAACACCTAAATTTTAA
- the bioB gene encoding biotin synthase BioB, which translates to MVGIRYDWQELEIRAIYNTPLLELIYQAASVHRQYHDPTKIQVCKLISIKTGGCPEDCSYCAQSSRYKTEVKAQALLEKETVVSIAQKAKETGVSRICMGAAWREVRDNSQFEEVLEMVKDVTAMGLEVCCTLGMLTANQARKLSEAGLYAYNHNLDTSQEYYSTIITTRTYSDRLNTIENVRQTNVTVCSGGILGLGETVDDRVGMLQTLANLHPHPESVPINILSQVPGTPLENQPDVPIWDIVRMIATARILMPASDVRLSAGRARLSQVEQAFCFMAGANSIFSSDDNKMLTVTTPCPDYDTDREMLNLLGLGMRPPSQRQEKVASPAVVG; encoded by the coding sequence GTGGTGGGAATACGCTACGATTGGCAGGAATTAGAGATTCGGGCGATATACAACACGCCATTGCTAGAGCTTATTTATCAAGCTGCTAGCGTGCATCGCCAATATCATGACCCAACAAAAATACAAGTTTGTAAGCTCATATCGATTAAAACCGGAGGTTGTCCAGAAGATTGTAGCTACTGTGCCCAATCTTCCCGCTACAAAACAGAGGTAAAGGCGCAAGCACTCCTAGAAAAGGAAACGGTAGTTAGCATTGCTCAAAAAGCGAAAGAAACAGGTGTTAGTCGCATCTGCATGGGTGCTGCTTGGCGCGAAGTGCGGGATAACTCCCAATTTGAGGAAGTCCTGGAAATGGTCAAGGATGTAACCGCAATGGGTTTAGAAGTGTGCTGCACGCTGGGTATGTTGACAGCAAATCAGGCTAGGAAATTGTCAGAAGCCGGACTTTACGCCTACAACCATAATTTAGATACCTCGCAGGAATATTACAGCACAATTATTACCACGAGAACTTATAGCGATCGCTTGAACACAATTGAGAATGTCCGTCAGACAAATGTTACTGTATGTTCCGGCGGTATCCTTGGTTTAGGTGAAACTGTTGATGACCGGGTTGGGATGTTACAAACTTTGGCAAACTTACATCCGCATCCAGAGTCAGTGCCAATTAATATTCTTTCACAAGTACCAGGCACACCCTTAGAAAATCAGCCTGATGTTCCCATTTGGGATATTGTGCGGATGATTGCCACAGCCAGGATTTTAATGCCAGCTTCCGATGTGCGTCTTAGTGCCGGTAGAGCTAGACTTTCTCAAGTTGAACAAGCTTTCTGTTTTATGGCAGGAGCCAATTCTATCTTTTCCAGTGATGACAACAAGATGTTGACGGTGACAACTCCCTGTCCAGATTACGATACTGACCGAGAAATGCTGAATTTACTTGGTTTAGGAATGCGTCCGCCTTCTCAAAGACAGGAGAAGGTAGCAAGTCCGGCTGTTGTGGGATAA
- the petL gene encoding cytochrome b6-f complex subunit PetL — MFAIAAYIGFLALFFGLALALFFGLRTAKII; from the coding sequence ATGTTTGCAATTGCAGCTTACATCGGCTTTTTAGCTTTGTTCTTTGGTTTGGCTCTGGCTCTGTTCTTCGGTCTGCGGACTGCCAAAATAATTTAA
- the aroB gene encoding 3-dehydroquinate synthase, with product MTSVINVNLPEQSYEIAIAPSSLDQLGQQMASLKLGKKVLLVSNPTILKHFGERAITSLTSAGFEVASCTLPPGERYKTLNSIQKLYDIALENRLERSSTMVALGGGVIGDMTGFAAATWLRGINVVQVPTTLLAMVDSAIGGKTGVNHPHGKNLIGAFHQPRLVLIDPDVLKTLPMREFRAGMAEVIKYGVIWDAELFAQLEASKRLDQLRYVKPELINYILTHSCQAKADVVGKDEKEGGLRAILNYGHTIGHAVESLTGYRLVNHGEAVAIGMVAAGQIAVDLGLWQKEDTERQNALIQKTGLPTQLPAGVDIEEIIQALQLDKKVKAGKVRFVLPTEIGVVTVTDEVPSDIIRQVLQAM from the coding sequence ATGACTTCTGTAATTAATGTAAATTTACCAGAGCAGTCTTATGAGATTGCGATCGCACCTTCGAGTTTAGATCAACTGGGTCAACAGATGGCTAGTCTCAAGCTAGGCAAGAAGGTATTGCTAGTTTCTAATCCGACGATTTTAAAACATTTTGGGGAAAGAGCCATTACATCCCTGACATCTGCTGGATTTGAAGTTGCTAGCTGCACCCTACCACCTGGTGAACGCTACAAAACCCTCAATTCCATCCAAAAACTTTATGATATCGCCTTGGAAAACCGCCTAGAACGTTCTTCTACGATGGTGGCTTTGGGCGGAGGTGTAATTGGCGATATGACTGGCTTTGCCGCCGCAACTTGGCTGCGCGGCATTAATGTTGTCCAAGTGCCTACCACTCTCTTGGCGATGGTGGATTCGGCAATTGGTGGCAAAACTGGGGTGAATCATCCCCACGGTAAAAACTTGATTGGGGCATTCCATCAACCACGTCTAGTATTAATTGACCCAGATGTGTTGAAAACTCTTCCTATGCGCGAGTTTCGGGCCGGGATGGCAGAAGTTATTAAGTACGGTGTGATTTGGGACGCCGAATTGTTTGCCCAGTTGGAAGCAAGTAAACGCCTCGACCAACTCCGCTATGTAAAACCTGAATTAATAAATTACATATTAACGCACTCTTGTCAAGCTAAAGCTGATGTTGTTGGCAAAGATGAAAAAGAAGGCGGATTACGGGCGATTCTCAACTATGGACATACCATCGGTCATGCAGTGGAAAGTTTGACTGGTTATCGGCTAGTGAATCATGGTGAAGCGGTAGCCATTGGCATGGTAGCAGCCGGTCAAATTGCTGTGGATTTGGGATTGTGGCAAAAGGAAGACACGGAACGTCAAAATGCTTTAATTCAAAAAACTGGTTTACCAACTCAGTTACCAGCTGGGGTGGATATTGAAGAAATTATTCAGGCGTTGCAGTTAGATAAAAAAGTCAAAGCAGGGAAAGTGCGGTTTGTTTTGCCAACGGAGATTGGTGTAGTGACAGTTACCGATGAGGTGCCATCGGATATCATTCGGCAAGTGTTGCAGGCAATGTAA
- a CDS encoding GAF domain-containing protein, whose amino-acid sequence MVNLADSLRELKTILGRQDVRAAVIFLNGLTEHRFTALYRFDEETLHNVCFFDRENPTQELTPDIPVMASYCVFVRSRRGTFITPDSLRDDRVRGHPKWQEVQSYCGVPLLDEDGKMFGTICHFDFCPIPISDANVELMEAVAPLIRKIAYRTPS is encoded by the coding sequence ATGGTTAACCTTGCAGATTCGTTGCGCGAACTGAAGACCATTCTCGGCCGCCAAGATGTCCGCGCGGCCGTCATCTTCTTGAACGGACTGACCGAGCATCGCTTCACGGCGCTGTATCGGTTTGATGAAGAAACACTGCATAACGTTTGCTTTTTCGACCGGGAGAATCCGACGCAAGAGTTAACGCCGGACATTCCGGTGATGGCCTCATATTGCGTTTTTGTCCGTAGCAGGCGCGGTACGTTCATAACACCCGACTCGCTCCGAGATGACCGAGTTCGCGGCCACCCGAAGTGGCAAGAGGTGCAATCCTACTGCGGTGTGCCACTGCTGGATGAAGACGGCAAGATGTTCGGGACAATCTGTCACTTCGACTTTTGCCCAATCCCAATAAGCGATGCAAACGTCGAACTGATGGAGGCGGTAGCGCCATTGATAAGAAAAATCGCATACCGCACACCGTCCTGA
- a CDS encoding S-layer protein, translated as MNCKLLATVIVLATTSFVTPAKSQEPTTDTPGKLNQVLNACVQNQAETLPNPFSDVPADHWAFKAVMTMHYCGAFRKATPPALFQKLQPTNSQQQSQKEPESQK; from the coding sequence ATGAACTGTAAACTTCTGGCAACAGTCATAGTGCTAGCTACTACTAGCTTTGTTACTCCTGCTAAATCTCAAGAACCTACTACCGACACTCCAGGAAAATTGAATCAAGTTTTGAATGCTTGTGTCCAAAATCAAGCAGAAACTTTACCAAATCCCTTTAGTGATGTGCCAGCAGACCATTGGGCTTTTAAAGCAGTTATGACTATGCACTACTGCGGTGCATTTCGCAAAGCAACCCCACCAGCTTTATTTCAAAAACTGCAACCAACAAATAGCCAGCAGCAATCGCAGAAAGAACCAGAGTCTCAAAAATAG
- a CDS encoding beta-eliminating lyase-related protein, with product MLIKPGDYIPGNMYFTTTRLHQELTGGTFVDVIIDEAHDTQSLHPFKGNVDLQKLTDLIERVGAERIPYISVAGTVNMAGGQAISMANLRAVYQLAQTYGIRIILDATRAVENAYFIQQREEDYSNQAIATILHEFCSYTDGCTMSGKKDALVNIGGWRLRGLKMIYEPKYLRFFQARFELQ from the coding sequence ATACTAATTAAACCAGGTGACTACATACCTGGCAATATGTATTTCACTACAACCAGGCTGCATCAGGAGTTAACAGGCGGTACCTTTGTAGATGTGATTATTGATGAAGCCCACGATACCCAATCACTGCATCCATTTAAGGGTAATGTAGACTTGCAAAAGCTCACAGACCTAATCGAGCGAGTCGGGGCAGAACGTATTCCCTATATCAGCGTCGCCGGAACTGTGAATATGGCTGGCGGACAGGCGATTTCAATGGCTAACCTACGGGCGGTATATCAGTTAGCCCAAACCTACGGTATCCGCATTATTCTTGATGCCACCCGCGCTGTGGAAAACGCTTACTTTATTCAGCAGAGAGAAGAGGATTATTCCAACCAGGCGATCGCAACTATCTTACATGAATTTTGCTCCTATACCGACGGTTGCACCATGAGTGGCAAAAAGGATGCACTAGTTAACATCGGTGGTTGGCGCCTACGCGGACTCAAAATGATTTACGAGCCGAAGTATCTCCGCTTTTTTCAAGCAAGATTTGAATTGCAGTAA